Part of the Candidatus Paceibacterota bacterium genome, AGGCTCAGTAATGTGTTTTGGGTCAGTAATGTTTGTTTGAGCGATAAAAACAGTCAAATACTGCTTATAGTTCCTGACCGTAAGGAGGCTTCGGCCCTTTTCAATCTCCAAATAAGCTAAAAAGGCTTGAAAATGCTCGTGTATTGGCGATTTCTGGCCATTTTTCATAGATAAAGTATAGCAAGTTAGGCTATAAAGAGAGGGTACTAGGAATTAGCTTGCAAAATAACCATATTTGTGCTATACTATCCACATGTTAACAAAGACCCAGAAAAACAGGGTGATCAAGGAAACAGCCATCCACGATAAGGATACTGGCTCTCCAGAAGTACAAGTAAGTCTTATCTCTAAGCGGATTGACGAGCTTACTGCCCACCTAAAGAAAAATAAGAAGGATGTCCACTCACGAAGAGGACTCTTGCAGATGGTTGCTGATAGGCAAACACATCTCAATTATCTTTTGAAGACAAGCACAAAGCGTTACAACGCGTTGACAAAAAAGCTTGGCCTCAAGAAGAAGACCGCGTAAGATATACAGGTGGCAATCATAAAACATAAAGAACAACGTGTCGGTGTCTTCAT contains:
- the rpsO gene encoding 30S ribosomal protein S15, with the translated sequence MLTKTQKNRVIKETAIHDKDTGSPEVQVSLISKRIDELTAHLKKNKKDVHSRRGLLQMVADRQTHLNYLLKTSTKRYNALTKKLGLKKKTA